One Paraburkholderia dioscoreae DNA segment encodes these proteins:
- a CDS encoding NADP-dependent malic enzyme: MDEQLKQSALAYHQNPKPGKISVTPTKPLSNQLDLSLAYSPGVAAACMAIYDEPLDAQKYTSRGNLVGVITNGTAVLGLGNIGPLAAKPVMEGKGCLFKKFAGIDVFDIELSESDPDKLVEAIAMLEPTLGGINLEDIKAPECFYIEKKLRERMKIPVFHDDQHGTAIIASAAILNGLKVVGKKLDEVKLVCSGAGAAAIACLDLLVNLGLSKKNILVTDSKGVIYEGRGNLDPSKERYAANTGARTLADAIRGADVFLGCSSAGVLKPEMVAEMGTQPLILALANPEPEIRPEDAKKVRPDCIIATGRSDYPNQVNNVLCFPFIFRGALDVGATTITEEMKLACVRAIAELAEETDQGDEVAKAYEGHSLEFGPEYLIPKPFDPRLIIKIAPAVAQAAMDSGVATRPIKDMDAYREELGTTVYRTGMVMRPVFAAAKSEPARIVFAEGEDERVLRAAQFVLLEKIARPILVGRPSVIEMRLKKMGSKLKCGDDFEVVDPEDDPRYQQSWQAYHELGAREGVTPDVAKAAMRKFNTLIGAILVRLGEADGMICGMIGQYHTHLKFIEQVLGKAENVQNFAAMNLLMLPGRNLFICDTYVNETPTAEQLADMTMLAASEIEKFGITPKVALLSNSNFGSAPSSSSQRMAAARKLIVERAPTLEIDGEMHGDAALSEAVRKAAFPGTTLSGEANLLIMPNVEAANITYNLLKMIGGEGVTVGPFLLGAEKPVHILTPAATVRRIINMTAVASANARKPANAK; this comes from the coding sequence ATGGACGAACAACTTAAGCAAAGCGCTCTCGCCTATCACCAGAACCCGAAACCCGGCAAGATTTCGGTCACCCCCACCAAGCCGCTGTCGAACCAGCTCGATCTCTCGCTCGCATACTCGCCGGGTGTCGCCGCAGCCTGTATGGCGATCTACGACGAGCCGCTCGACGCGCAGAAGTACACCTCGCGCGGCAACCTGGTCGGCGTGATCACCAATGGCACGGCCGTGCTCGGTCTCGGCAACATCGGTCCGCTCGCCGCGAAACCCGTCATGGAAGGCAAGGGTTGCCTCTTCAAGAAATTCGCCGGCATCGACGTGTTCGACATCGAGCTCTCCGAGTCCGATCCGGACAAGCTCGTTGAAGCGATCGCCATGCTCGAGCCCACGCTCGGCGGCATCAACCTCGAAGACATCAAGGCGCCCGAGTGCTTCTACATCGAGAAGAAGCTGCGCGAGCGCATGAAGATTCCGGTCTTCCACGACGATCAGCACGGCACTGCGATCATCGCGTCGGCGGCGATCCTGAACGGGCTGAAAGTGGTCGGCAAGAAGCTCGACGAAGTGAAGCTCGTATGTTCCGGCGCGGGCGCGGCAGCGATCGCGTGTCTGGATCTGCTGGTGAACCTGGGCCTGTCGAAGAAGAACATTCTGGTCACGGACTCCAAAGGCGTGATCTACGAAGGCCGCGGCAATCTCGATCCGTCGAAGGAACGTTACGCGGCGAACACCGGCGCGCGCACGCTCGCTGACGCGATCCGCGGCGCCGACGTGTTCCTCGGCTGTTCGAGCGCAGGCGTGCTGAAGCCGGAGATGGTCGCCGAAATGGGCACCCAGCCGCTGATTCTCGCGCTGGCGAATCCGGAGCCGGAAATCCGCCCGGAAGACGCGAAGAAGGTCCGTCCGGACTGCATTATCGCGACCGGCCGTTCGGATTACCCGAACCAGGTCAACAACGTGCTGTGCTTCCCGTTCATCTTCCGCGGCGCGCTGGATGTCGGCGCCACCACGATCACGGAAGAAATGAAGCTCGCCTGCGTGCGCGCGATCGCCGAGTTGGCCGAAGAAACCGATCAGGGCGATGAAGTCGCGAAGGCGTACGAAGGTCACTCGCTGGAATTCGGTCCCGAGTACCTGATTCCGAAGCCGTTCGATCCGCGCCTGATCATCAAGATCGCGCCGGCTGTCGCGCAAGCGGCAATGGATTCTGGCGTTGCGACCCGTCCGATCAAGGACATGGATGCGTACCGCGAAGAACTCGGCACGACCGTGTATCGCACGGGCATGGTGATGCGCCCGGTGTTCGCCGCGGCGAAGTCGGAACCGGCGCGCATCGTGTTCGCCGAAGGTGAAGACGAGCGCGTGCTGCGCGCCGCGCAGTTCGTGCTGCTGGAAAAGATCGCCAGGCCGATTCTGGTCGGCCGTCCGTCGGTGATCGAGATGCGTCTGAAGAAGATGGGCTCGAAGCTCAAGTGCGGCGATGACTTCGAGGTTGTCGATCCGGAAGACGATCCGCGCTATCAGCAATCCTGGCAGGCCTATCACGAACTCGGCGCGCGCGAAGGCGTGACGCCGGACGTGGCAAAGGCCGCCATGCGCAAGTTCAATACGCTGATCGGCGCGATCCTCGTGCGCCTCGGCGAAGCCGACGGCATGATCTGCGGCATGATCGGCCAGTACCACACGCACCTGAAGTTCATCGAACAGGTGCTGGGCAAAGCGGAGAACGTTCAGAACTTCGCGGCAATGAACCTGCTGATGCTGCCGGGCCGCAATCTGTTCATCTGCGACACGTACGTGAACGAGACGCCCACCGCCGAGCAGCTCGCCGACATGACGATGCTGGCTGCTAGCGAGATCGAGAAGTTCGGTATCACGCCGAAGGTCGCGTTGCTGTCGAACTCGAACTTCGGCAGCGCGCCTTCTTCGTCGTCGCAGCGTATGGCTGCGGCTCGCAAGCTGATTGTCGAGCGCGCGCCAACGCTCGAGATCGACGGTGAGATGCACGGCGATGCGGCATTGTCGGAAGCGGTGCGCAAGGCCGCGTTCCCCGGCACGACGCTGAGCGGCGAAGCCAACCTGCTGATCATGCCGAACGTGGAAGCGGCGAACATCACGTACAACCTGCTGAAGATGATCGGCGGTGAAGGCGTGACGGTTGGCCCGTTCCTGCTGGGCGCGGAAAAGCCGGTGCACATCCTGACGCCGGCGGCGACCGTGCGCCGGATCATCAACATGACGGCGGTGGCTTCGGCCAACGCGCGGAAACCGGCAAACGCGAAGTAA
- a CDS encoding MFS transporter: MNAAPSATDTRASAKDGYAGRALLASVLGYAMDGFDLLILGFMLPVITADLHLSSAQGGSLVTWTLIGAVAGGLIFGVLSDYFGRVRMLTWTILIFAVFTGLCALAQGYADLLIYRTIAGIGLGGEFGIGMTLVAEAWPASQRARVSSYVGLGWQLGVLAAALLTPLLLPLIGWRGMFALGLLPAVVSFFVRRHVEEPALFTERVARGMRKLPLKLLVADGRTTRASIGVAILCSVQNFGYYGLMIWLPSYLSKTFGYSLTRSGLWTAVTVLGMACGIWLFGIAADRFGRKPAFLFYQAGAVVMVFVYAHLSTPMALLIGGAAMGVFVNGMIGGYGALISELYPTDARATAQNVLFNVGRAVGGFGPVAVGALAARYSFGAALAVLASVYLLDIFATLFLIPERRGAELE; this comes from the coding sequence ATGAACGCCGCCCCTTCCGCCACCGATACCCGCGCATCCGCGAAAGATGGCTACGCCGGCCGCGCGCTGCTCGCCTCGGTACTCGGTTACGCAATGGACGGCTTCGATCTGCTGATCCTCGGCTTCATGCTCCCCGTGATTACCGCCGATCTGCATCTGAGCTCCGCGCAAGGCGGTTCGCTCGTCACGTGGACGCTGATCGGCGCGGTGGCGGGCGGTCTGATCTTCGGCGTGTTGAGCGACTATTTCGGCCGCGTGCGCATGCTGACGTGGACGATCCTGATCTTTGCCGTCTTCACCGGCTTGTGCGCGCTGGCGCAAGGCTATGCGGACCTGCTGATCTACCGGACGATCGCCGGGATCGGGCTCGGCGGCGAGTTCGGCATTGGCATGACGCTGGTGGCCGAAGCGTGGCCGGCGTCGCAGCGAGCACGCGTGTCGTCGTACGTCGGCCTGGGATGGCAGCTCGGTGTGCTGGCGGCGGCCTTGCTGACACCGCTGTTGTTGCCGCTGATCGGCTGGCGCGGCATGTTCGCGCTCGGACTGCTGCCGGCGGTGGTGTCGTTCTTTGTCCGGCGCCATGTCGAGGAGCCGGCGCTCTTTACCGAGCGCGTCGCGCGCGGCATGCGCAAGCTGCCGCTGAAATTGCTGGTGGCCGATGGTCGCACCACGCGCGCCAGCATCGGCGTGGCGATTCTCTGTTCGGTGCAGAACTTCGGCTACTACGGTTTGATGATCTGGCTGCCGAGCTATCTGTCGAAAACCTTCGGCTATTCGCTGACCAGATCCGGACTGTGGACCGCCGTGACGGTTCTCGGCATGGCGTGCGGCATCTGGCTGTTCGGCATCGCCGCCGACCGCTTCGGCCGCAAGCCGGCGTTTCTGTTCTACCAGGCGGGCGCGGTGGTGATGGTCTTCGTCTACGCGCACTTGAGCACGCCAATGGCGCTCCTGATCGGCGGCGCGGCGATGGGCGTGTTCGTCAACGGAATGATCGGTGGCTACGGCGCGCTGATCTCCGAGCTTTATCCGACCGATGCACGCGCCACCGCCCAGAACGTGCTGTTCAATGTCGGCCGCGCAGTGGGCGGTTTCGGACCGGTGGCCGTGGGCGCTCTGGCCGCGCGCTACTCGTTCGGCGCGGCGCTCGCCGTGCTCGCGTCGGTCTACTTGCTCGACATCTTCGCGACGCTTTTCCTGATTCCCGAACGACGCGGCGCTGAGCTCGAATGA